The Quercus robur chromosome 7, dhQueRobu3.1, whole genome shotgun sequence genome has a segment encoding these proteins:
- the LOC126693448 gene encoding F-box/kelch-repeat protein At3g23880-like → MMMATTPTQFDDLPHEIALNILIRLPVKTLLQFRCVSTYYNSIITSSNFITKHFKLNLVKSLLSNKNNNNNDYLLCKARSHREQDTLCTIVCNISDHTLTEVSRWRVPVSNATIVGICKGLFCLVFQQFTVHAFNADSRPIDGTWVFDIYLWNPNIGKFKIIPSTDDSFEPFGYGFGYYHIQNNDFDFKVLRYGRFFRQNRLDFQVYTLSTDSWKQLSSFNGSRGPITRIDLPPYLFFNGALHFIAYSCGHKFILCFDLHNDNFREILLPQDYSNGLFFKLEQLAVLEGSLAVIAFDSHVLIEKCHIWVMGVYGDVDSWTPNIVDLKDVKNFFGCMSSGELVIRKSSPHKLILFDPKSPDEKSIGIGDLAPEIYTANLMESLVFLNERN, encoded by the coding sequence atgaTGATGGCTACAACACCAACGCAGTTCGATGATCTCCCTCACGAAATCGCATTGAACATCCTAATTCGGCTGCCAGTGAAAACACTGCTGCAATTCAGGTGCGTTTCCACATACTATAACTCCATCATCACCAGCTCCAATTTCATTACCAAACACTTCAAACTCAACCTAGTCAAATCATTATTatccaacaaaaacaacaacaacaatgattATCTACTATGTAAAGCACGGTCACATAGGGAACAAGACACGTTGTGTACAATCGTTTGCAATATCAGCGACCACACGTTGACTGAGGTTTCCAGGTGGAGAGTACCAGTTTCTAATGCCACCATTGTTGGCATCTGCAAGGGCTTATTCTGCCTCGTTTTTCAGCAATTTACTGTACATGCATTTAATGCTGATAGTCGACCAATTGATGGTACTTGGGTTTTTGACATATATTTGTGGAATCCAAACATTGGAAAGTTTAAGATAATTCCATCTACTGATGACAGTTTTGAGCCTTTCGGTTATGGATTTGGGTATTATCATATTCAAAACAATGACTTTGACTTCAAGGTTTTGAGATATGGGCGTTTCTTTAGACAAAACCGGCTTGACTTCCAGGTTTACACGTTGAGTACCGATTCGTGGAAACAGTTGAGTTCATTTAATGGATCTAGAGGACCTATTACTAGGATTGATCTACCaccttatttgttttttaatggagCTTTGCACTTTATAGCATATTCTTGTGGCCACAAATTCATTCTGTGCTTTGATCTCCATAATGATAACTTCCGGGAGATACTACTGCCACAGGATTACTCAAATGGATTATTTTTTAAGCTTGAACAACTTGCGGTATTGGAGGGATCATTGGCTGTGATTGCTTTCGACAGTCATGTATTGATTGAGAAGTGCCACATATGGGTGATGGGGGTTTATGGTGACGTTGACTCTTGGACTCCAAACATTGTAGATTTGAAGGATGTTAAGAACTTCTTTGGCTGCATGAGCAGTGGTGAACTTGTTATTAGGAAATCTTCTCCTCATAAACTCATTTTATTTGACCCTAAGAGTCCAGATGAGAAAAGTATTGGAATTGGAGATCTTGCACCAGAGATTTACACAGCTAATCTCATGGAGAGCTTAGTTTTTCTCAATGAGCGTAATTGA